Below is a window of Rattus norvegicus strain BN/NHsdMcwi chromosome 5, GRCr8, whole genome shotgun sequence DNA.
TGCCAACGACATCTTCCAGGTCAGCGCTAGGCAGGGCCGGGACCTGGAATCCCCCCCCACCCCGCGCCCCCCCCCAGACCTCCCGCGGCTTCTCAGAGGCCCTTCCCCTCTCAGCCTAGAACACTTGCTCCATTAAGAAGCCATTCAGAGACCCCTGGGAAGGACTAGGGCTGGAGGTAGAGAAGGGGCTAAGGGGAAAGGGGGAGCTACTCCAGTCCTTCCGCAGTGTACTCATCTAGTCCCCACCCTGGCCACAGCTCTCTCCTCTGCTGGGAGAGCTTGCTGTTGATTCCCCAGTCAAGAGTCAAATACCTCAAGTGATAAGAGGAGGAGGTgggtagagaggagagagaaaccaGGCCCTGGGGCCGGAGCCAGCTCCAGGTGGCAGGGGGCCCAGACTTTGGGAGGCGGGTGGCAAGAGGAACGTAACCTCAGCAGCATCTCAGAGGCTGCGTCCTCCAACAGCGGGCGAAGGGGCCCCATCTTCTGAGGAGGGAAAGGGCACAGTTGAGGCAACGCACTGGGGAGAGCGTCCAGAAGGACGACAGGAAATGCTCTTCCAAACTCAGGTCTAGTTGCCTATTCCAATAATCTCACGttcaggaacctgaggcaggaggattgctaagAGTTTAGGGTCAGTCTGTGCTACCTGATTAGTTTGAGATAACAAGAtcctgccttaaaaacaaaacaaaacaaaaaaatttcccTACAGTTATCTTTAAGGTAATATCCTAGGAGCTGGCTCTAATTCTAAGAAAGACCTGTGGTCTCCGTGGTAAACTGAGGCATAGCGAGATTATAGTTGCGCGTCTGAAGTCACACGACTTGAACTCATGTTGGCTGGTACTGAACCTCTTGCCTGTTTGAGTGCTTCAACCACGATGCTTCAGCACATGGTTGGGCTGGGCCAAGGCCAGGAGCCGGTGGGTGCCCTTTGGTTTGGCAAGTGTGTTTGGGGCAACTGGGGCAAGGAGAACTGAGACCGGAGAGGATGGGAACGCCCGCCTTTTCTGCAGGCTGCCAATCCCTACTGGACCAACCGCGGTGGCTCGGTGTCCATGTCTGGAGGTCGTTTCCGCTGCCCCTCGTGCCGCCATGAAGTGATCATGGACCGGCATGGGGTGTACGGTCTGCAGAGGAACCTGCTGGTGGAGAACATCATCGACATCTACAAGCAGGAATGCTCCAGGTCAGTGTGCAGCTGAAATGCCCCGCCTCCTGACCACGCCTCCTGACCGCGCCTCTCCCCAGACCCCTCCCACCTCAGCGAGCCACATTCATCAGCAGGCAGAGCCAACAACCTCTTCCTCAGACCAAACCTCAGCTCTTGAGTTTTGCGTATACGGGGAGCTAGAAAAAGAGTCCTGAGACTAGGGTgcaggggcgtgtgtgtgtgtgtgtgtgtgtgtgtgtgtgtttgcgctcATGGTAGAGATTGGACCTCATTAGGCTAGGGCTCttccactgaactacatccccagagCTTGCAGTTTTAAGATGGAGCCTTGACATATAGTGAAGGTTGGTATCAACTTGAGATCCTATTGTTTTTCAATCTcagctttaaaattttatttcttttattttgcttacaaagaagggtgtgtgtgtgtgtgtgtgtgtgtgtgtgtgtgtgtgtctgtgaataccagaagagggtactggctccctgtattagtcagggttcactatagaaaaataacatatattaatatatatgatcGATtggaatggcttacaggctgtgtgtggtccagctagtccataATGGCTATCTACCAACAGAAGGTCCAAAAATCCAGTGGCTGTGCAATCCACAAggttggatgtctcagctggtcttcattaTGTGCCAGAGTCCCCCAGAGAGTAGGCTCTAACGCCAGTGAAGGAACAGACTTGCTATTGAGAGCGAGAGCAGCAGGCCAATAGACAGCCCCCTTCCTCCATGTCCTCTCTATGGGCTGCCAGGacaaggtgtggcccagattagaaGTGGATCTAGATTAAAAGTGGggcttcccacttcaaatgatttaattaaggaaaaactcCCTGGCTAAgcagtggtggtgtacacctttaatcccagcactcaggagacagaggcagatggatctcagtgaatttgaagccagcctggtctacagagcgagttctaggacagccagggctacaaagagaagaaaccctgcctcaacaaacaaacaaaccaacaagcaaaCCCAGCCACTTGGATTTTAGTTCATTACAGATGAATCAAGTGGACAAGATTCAGCTCTCCCAATCGCCCTGAAAccagaactggggttacagacagctacgagctgccatgtgggtgctgggaaccaaacccaggtcctttgcaggaATAGTAAGTTCTCAACTGCTTTCCCCAGCCTTCACAGTGACTACCATATACCTCTTTGTTACATCGTGTCTCTTGTTGCTAGAACACAGCACTCCAAATGGACGTTGTTGAGCCCCAGGCACGGTGGCGTAGGCCCTGTGGTCCCAGCTACtagggagtctgaggcaggaggatctcagttTCAAGGTTCATCCAGGCTACATTGCAAATGCAGGGCTTGCCTGGACAACTCGGAAAGATGCTGATTCGTAGTCAAACCGTACTAATGAGAATGAGGGGCTGGGATGTAGATTGGTGATAGAACTCCTATCTGACACAAGGCTCTGTCCGGTCCCCAGTGTCttctgcataccatgtgtggaggtcagggagcAACTttgtggaatcagttctctcctgcctTTACATgaattccagggattgaactcaggtcgttagCCTTGTGCTGCAAGCACCCCTCCCCCCTGAGCAATCTTGTCAGCCACAGATGCCTATTTtggattgtggtggtggtggtggtgatgatggtggtggtggtggtggtgatgatgatgatgatgatgataatgacgacgacgatgacgacgacgtaATTTATAGTATACTTACGTCAGCCTAATGCTGTCGAGTTTTGAAAATTATGCTGTGCCTTGGAGGTTTTTCCCTAATAAGGAAAGACAATAGCTGCCCTTAAGCAGGGTCTGCTCAGAGCTCCGCAGGCTACATCCCGGCATGGTTGGCACAGCTCTGAGAGACACTGAGGTGTGAAGGACTGAGATCACAGAAAACAAGTGAGTGTTTGACCCTGAGGCCTGGCCACAGAGAGGGAGGTGTTCTCAGGCAGCCTGCAGGCCCTCTCCACCCGGCTACACATCCTGTACCACATTCCCAGGGCATCACAACAGGTGGCAGTGGCACTAGGGAAATCCTCACCACTGTGGCCACAGTATGGGGCTCCTGGGCTCAaagattgaaaataaaaacaaaaagatcaaAACTGAGTGTTTGGAAAGTGACTCCCTGGAGGGGGCCCGGTAAGCCTGGATGTGACTAGTCATGCAGAGCTGTGGGGAGGTATGACAGGGACACCGATGGGGGGGATAGTCACTGTTGAAGATGGATTGGTGTAAGGGGCTGGGGGAGTGTAGAAATGGCAGCTTATCCAACTGAATGTAAGGTCTATCTAGCCTCAACTCTAAAACCCCAGCCTAGGCTGGGAAATCACTTATGTGGGAGAGGAGCATGCCAGGTGCCCTAGTTGAAGAAGCCATaaagggaggagacagaaagcagaagctgtgtGGGGCTGGctagatggttcagtgagtacaggtgcttgcagccaagcctgatacCAGAGTTCTCTCCCCTGGACAaacatggtaaaaggagagaaccaactccttcaagctgttttctgacctccatgaatGTGGTATGGCACACATTGCCTCCCCCTCCAAATACACATATACTAAataaatggcatttttttttccttttcttttttttcggggctggggaccgaacccagggccttgcgcttgctaggcaagtgctctaccactgagctaaatccccaaccccataaatgccatttttaatattaaaaaagaagagaTTCGGGGCCTTGGAGAGCCTTTGTATAGCGGAGGTTTGCTCTGGGCTTCTATGTAGCCTTGCCTTTGCCCTCCGACCAAGTGCGCATGTATGGCTTAGGGTGCAGAGACTGCCCCCTTCTAGGACACCCTCAGGATGTGTTTACTGATGTATTTCATTTCCACGGTCTCCACACAAGGTACTGTATGTTATAGACTCAGGCAAGGAAAACAAGTAGGCTTCCTGCCTAGCTTGAGGGTACAGTCTCATGGGTTAAATATAGATGTGAAAGCTGACATCAGAATAAATTGCCCAGGCCCCAGCAACCAAATCTGTGGGGGCTAAAATTAGAGCAGGAGAGTTCTGGTCTCTTCTGTCTGTGCTGCTGGGCCACCTTGGGCAAGTCCATTTATTTCCCAAGACTGTTGTGTCTCCCATATGGTTAGCACCTTCTGGTCTACCTGGGATTCTGGGGCCCTCCCCATACCCTCTGCACCAACTCAGGCCAGGTCCAATGCTGGGGGCCTGAGTTTTAGGGCTAGGAACAGGTTTGTTGGATATCATTAGCTTCTTTGACCTTGGGCTCCCAGAAGTTAAAAAGGAGACTGCTTGGGGCAGCTCGATCCACTGGGAGCTCGCATATGGATGGGTAGCTTCCTGTGCTTGAAGCTAGGACAGGACAGGGAGATGGGACACCCTGACCTGTGATTCTTCTCCACCTCAGTCGGCCCCTGCAGAAAGGCAGCCACCCGATGTGCAAGGAACACGAAGACGAGAAAATCAACATCTACTGTCTCACGTGCGAGGTGCCTACTTGCTCCTTGTGCAAGGTGTTCGGGGCTCACCAGGCCTGTGAAGTTGCCCCCTTACAAAGCATCTTCCAAGGACAGAAGGTACTGGCTACAGCTGCTGTGCCCAGAGGATTCTGGGGTGTGGATTTGACCCTTGTGGATGTGCTGAGCCGGCCTTTCAGGAATAGTCTCTCAGGAGGGACTTCCCAGGTCACAGGGACAGCAGCCGATGCCTCCCTGGGGGAGGTGACTGAGCTCATGGGTTATACTTAGAGTCACTTGAGAGCCCCTGGGTGTGGCCATGGGGAAGAGGCCATGGCTTCCCTGTCCTGTCCACTCTGTAGTCCCAGACCTCTCCACCTGAGCCTCATATGAAGCATAAGGCagatttgaggctcttccctggGCCCTGGCAACCCAGCATCCTGCCACGGAGTAAGCTGTAGCCCTACTGTCTGCCACACTTCACTCGTCTCtttcttctagaactttccaaTCTATTCCTTCTCTCCGAAAGTAGCAGGCTGGGgatggtagcacaggcctttaagcctagcactcaggaggcagaggcaggatcgctatgaatttgaggccagcctggtctatattgagttctgggccagccagggcagcacagtaaggcccctgtctttaaaaaaaactggggtgggggcaagaaagaaagaacgaaagaaaaggaaggaaggaaggaagggagggaaacttgttttcttttgtttctttatcagTGCTTTGCTGTGTGTTTTGGGTTGCTCAGTTTCCCTCTCTGGGCCTCATCTGTCCATAAAGGATACATCTGTGGTAGTCTCTGCTTTAGACCTGAGCTGCACCTCAGAAGGAGGGATAGCAACCCTATTGGTGACTCTGTCAAAGACAGGGGCATGAACACCATGTTGCTATAATTCTGGAGAAGCAGCGGGCCCTGAgtctatttctgtctctcctctctcacgCCCCTGCCGTCCAGACTGAACTGAGCAATTGCATCTCCATGCTGGTGGCAGGGAACGACCGAGTTCAGACTATCATCTCGCAGCTGGAGGACTCCTGCCGAGTGACCAAGGTGAGGGTGTAGAGCTGCCCTGTCAGCGGTGAGGAGTTCAAGCCTCCGGTGCAGCCTGTCTCCGGGAAAGCCCTGAGCTATGGTGCAGATTGGGGTTTGGAGTCTTGGGTACCCAACAGAGATGGCAGGAAAGGACACAGTCATTTCTCCATCACCCTTGGCGAACACAGCAGCTGTGTCAGACCCTGTAGAAGGACAAGACAGACCCAGTTGGTCCCTGACTGCAGAGATTCACCAATAACTCCCTGAATTGTTCCAGCATTAATCATTTATCGATAGAGCAAGAGTCCTGACCTGTAAAAGCTCACACCTGACTCAGGACTGTGGAACCTCAGGGGCTCTGGAACAATTCAACATTCTGCACTTCTTCCTTgcttgaattttattttccatgtttactggtgttttgcctgcacatatctGTGcctcatgtgtgtgcagtgccagaggaggccagaagagggagccagatcccctggaaatggagttccaagatggttgtgagccaacacaaaggtgctaggaactgaatcagggtcttctggaagagcaggcagtgctcttaaccaccaagccatctctccggtcttctttctgtctttctgcctttgatttgatgtttgtttgtttttctggacagcgtttctctgtgtaaccctggttgttctggaactcactctgtagtttgaactcagagctccaggccagccagggttatagaattagaccctgtctcgaaagaaagaaagaaagaaagaaagaaagaaagaaagaaagaaagaaagaaagaaagaaagaaagaaagaaagaaaagaacagacagagggagggacggagggagggagggaagaaaaagaaaagaacagaacagacagagggagggacggagggagggagggagggaagaaaaagaaaagaaaggaaaaaaacctgGTCCCTTCTTGAGGAGGGTTGGAGCTGGTAAGTTGGGGAAGAGCCATCCATCATCACCACAAGTGGACTGCTCTGTGGAGTGGAGAGGACCATTGTAACCCTGAGAGGTATCTCATGCCGAAAGGCACCACTGCCAAGCCCATTCGACTTTTTAAGACCAGGTCTCACTAGGTTGCACCAATTCAGCCTTCTGTGGGTGCGGGCATTTTCCTCTTCGATAGCTTTGCTCCGTGTGCGATCGAGTCTTGCCTTGCTGCAGAGAGTCCCTGGGGCCCTTTCTGACTCAGAAAGTGGGTTGGCACTTCATGGGATGTGACTGTAGGATTTCTGTCCTCAGGAAAACAGCCACCAGGTGAAGGAGGAACTGAGCCACAAGTTTGACGCCCTCTACGCCATCCTGGACGAGAAGAAGAGTGAGCTGCTGCAGCGGATCactcaggagcaggaggagaagctgGACTTCATCGAGGCCCTGATCCTCCAGTACCGAGAGCAGTTGGAAAAGTCGACCAAGCTTGTGGAAACAGCCATCCAGTCCCTGGATGAGCCCGGAGGGGCCACCTTCCTCTTGGTGACTGGAATCTGAAGGGTTTGGGTAGATTTGAACTATTACTCTTTCCTGATCTTCAAATGGGCCTGGGCTGTTTAAATCTTGGTGAAATGTCAGGCATCTCCGGTCACTACAGGCTCCTGACCATAAATAATCCCAGTTCTTGggcagctgagacaggaggactccAAGTTCAGGGGAAAGCAGGACAGTTTGGTGGAATagtatctcaaaataaaacatgcCAGGCTAGGCTTGGTGACACACGACTTTGctatcccagtacttggaagacacaggcagaggcaagaggatctctgtgagtttgaggctagcctggtctatagagcaagctcCAGGCAGCCAAGACTGCATGGTGAGACCTtgtcaataaataaacaaaaaaaacaaacataagaaATATTGGGAGAGGAGAGATGATTCTACGGCTAAGAACATGTCTTATGTCgaacacttttaatcccagcactggggagacagaggcaggcagatctctgtgactttgaggccagcctggtctacagagtaaattccaggacaaccagagctacataatatcgagaacttgtctcaaaacaaaacaaagaaaaataacactttggttttgttcttacaaaggacctgggtccagttcccagcacccacattgtggcTTACAACTACCCATAGCTCCAGTGCCAGGGTACCCAATGCCCATTTCTCacttccaagggcaccaggcacatatgtggttcacatacacacacgcaggcactcatacatacacttGAAACAAAAATAGGTCTTTTAAACAATATCAGCAAAacccagaggggctggagagatggctcaggggtcaaGAGTGCTTACTATTCTTTCAAAGAACTTGAGTTAGGTTCCCAGAACTCACGTCTGGCAGCTCACAAATACCCATAATCCCAAGAGCAGTGGaacttgacaccctcttctggcctccaggggctgcaacatacatacatatacatacatatacatacatacatacatacatacatacatacatacacacatacacacatacatacacacatatatacatatatacacatacatacacatacatacatacacatacatgcatacacatacatacatacatgcattacatacatatgcacacatacatatacatacatatatacatacacacatacatacattacatacacatacatacatgtatatacacacatatatacatagatacacacatacatatattacataagtacatacatgcatacaaagacaattttaatgtgagtacactgtagctatcttcagacacaccagaagagggcattagatcccattagagatggttgtgagccaccatgtggttgctgggatttgaactcaggacctctagaagagcagtcagtgctcttaatcactgagccatctctccagcccccaagaaaaatttaaaaacatattaaaaaaactACAATACCCAGAATAT
It encodes the following:
- the Trim63 gene encoding E3 ubiquitin-protein ligase TRIM63; its protein translation is MDYKSGLIPDGNAMENLEKQLICPICLEMFTKPVVILPCQHNLCRKCANDIFQAANPYWTNRGGSVSMSGGRFRCPSCRHEVIMDRHGVYGLQRNLLVENIIDIYKQECSSRPLQKGSHPMCKEHEDEKINIYCLTCEVPTCSLCKVFGAHQACEVAPLQSIFQGQKTELSNCISMLVAGNDRVQTIISQLEDSCRVTKENSHQVKEELSHKFDALYAILDEKKSELLQRITQEQEEKLDFIEALILQYREQLEKSTKLVETAIQSLDEPGGATFLLSAKPLIKSIVEASKGCQLGKTEQGFENMDYFTLNLEHIAEALRAIDFGTDEEEEFTEEEEEEDQEEGVSTEGHQ
- the Trim63 gene encoding E3 ubiquitin-protein ligase TRIM63 isoform X1: MDYKSGLIPDGNAMENLEKQLICPICLEMFTKPVVILPCQHNLCRKCANDIFQAANPYWTNRGGSVSMSGGRFRCPSCRHEVIMDRHGVYGLQRNLLVENIIDIYKQECSSRPLQKGSHPMCKEHEDEKINIYCLTCEVPTCSLCKVFGAHQACEVAPLQSIFQGQKTELSNCISMLVAGNDRVQTIISQLEDSCRVTKENSHQVKEELSHKFDALYAILDEKKSELLQRITQEQEEKLDFIEALILQYREQLEKSTKLVETAIQSLDEPGGATFLLSAKPLIKSIVEASKGCQLGKTEQGFENMDYFTLNLEHIAEALRAIDFGTDEEEEFTEEEEEEDQEEGVSTEGKEGHQ